Proteins found in one Nymphalis io chromosome 4, ilAglIoxx1.1, whole genome shotgun sequence genomic segment:
- the LOC126781801 gene encoding Bardet-Biedl syndrome 7 protein homolog isoform X3: protein MDYDLARIDYTLCGVTYPDALKILPATDQKVQQKFAVGDKNGVLQCLSIKDEEPIVHFKTLPGKPITSVQLASSVGTNADKIFAASGNEVKGYTKKGKVFFGIETSVSETITSMCVLGNDLILCSGRTVTFYRELQEIYCYVCDDRVLDAIAFATRNRNRIRILVLIANKEALIIENGKMQKRTHISSGPTRFTVPQSLQTSDVYAFYGSVDGSIGLVTYDESELSAKCLVEGCGLGSIMCVGWFINNSGTHLAVGRHDGSIQLYLVNTDDLTEKPRLKFTYFSGEPVTSVCGGCIGTDEPELLVTTFSGRIFGLRSSRLIASLNKTSGDALATRRSKLESEVLRLEKQTVNEREKYKKNTRSLFPGLSAPPLLDIQYELSGATHNGWQEAKITSAVPLDMLFVYCDSQLEIQTDNAAVLSTCAPQPQEINKTELLTTIRCQAGTRRVWLRLRIVNFEDTKMEGTRVLVYILPAGAPRVARVIKFHLPILPHYSKYESLEVEENKRPWCELQVSGGFSVAEMTSWLTDVLPGELPRPANKVTFVRSHSFLETFLICKYQRGLAIFKSDNISTIVILKNFISNCCIRRNIREEMSCDVPEDFCLAAFKLLKEKYKSEYQRKKEIDIKKAISSLDLDAMTVNETVPILCEDYLLMYNLSEDNSIETNFAQLIETVAKWYTDWWKLYSSESFLTNDLSKLQKALINCQLDEVENIMDFNHKSSQNTKSNFY from the exons atggATTATGATTTAGCTCGAATAGACTATACTCTTTGTGGAGTAACATATCCAGATGCGTTAAAAATTTTGCCGGCTACTGATCAAAAGGTGCAACAAAAG TTTGCAGTAGGAGATAAAAATGGAGTATTGCAATGTCTAAGTATTAAAGACGAAGAACCAATTGTCCACTTTAAAACTTTACCAGGAAAACCTATCACTTCTGTACAACTTGCTTCCTCTGTAG GAACCAACGCGGACAAAATTTTTGCAGCTTCGGGGAACGAAGTAAAAGGTTATACTAAAAAAGGCAAAGTATTTTTCGGCATTGAAACTTCAGTTTCGGAAACGATTACATCCAT GTGCGTATTGGGCAATGACCTCATTTTGTGTTCTGGAAGAACGGTGACATTCTATAGGGAACTACAGGAAATATATTGCTATGTTTGTGATGACAGAGTGCTTGACGCTATCGCTTTTGCTACACGGAAC AGAAATCGTATTCGGATATTAGTGTTAATTGCAAACAAAGAAGCACTAATTATTGAGAACGGGAAAATGCAAAAGCGGACACATATTTCTTCTGGGCCAACCCGGTTTACAGTACCGCAGTCTCTACAAACATCTGACGTATACGCTTTTTACGGTTCTGTAGATGGTTCCATCGGGCTCGTTACTTATGATGA atCAGAGTTATCCGCCAAATGTTTAGTGGAAGGGTGTGGATTGGGCTCTATTATGTGCGTTGGGTGGTTTATCAATAATTCTGGCACTCATCTTGCGGTAGGTCGGCATGATGGTTCCATCCAATTGTACCTTGTCAACACGGACGACTTGACGGAAAAACCGAGATTGAAGTTTACTTAC TTTTCCGGTGAGCCTGTGACCTCAGTTTGCGGCGGTTGTATTGGAACGGATGAACCGGAGTTGCTTGTTACAACTTTTTCAGGAAGGATTTTCGGCTTAAGATCAAGCAGACTTATTGCTTCCTTAAACAAAACTTCTGGAGACGCTCTTGCTACGAGACGTTCAAAACTTGA GTCTGAAGTTTTACGTTTAGAAAAACAAACAGTAAATGAgcgtgaaaaatataaaaagaacacGCGGTCTTTATTTCCTGGACTCTCAGCACCACCCTTATTAGATATACAATACGAG CTTTCGGGGGCCACTCACAATGGTTGGCAAGAAGCAAAAATCACATCTGCAGTACCCCTCGACATGCTTTTTGTATATTGTGATAGCCAACTAGAAATTCAGACAGATAATGCAGCCGTGCTAAGCACATGTGCTCCACAG CCTCAGGAAATCAACAAAACAGAGTTGTTAACAACTATCAGATGTCAGGCCGGAACAAGGCGAGTTTGGCTGCGTTTGCGCATTGTGAATTTTGAGGACACAAAGATGGAAGGAACTCGAGTGCTCGTCTACATTTTACCAGCAGGCGCTCCAAGAGTCGCTCGAGTTATTAAGTTTCACTTGCCCATTTTACCACACTATTCTAAATATGAATCCTTAGAAGTTGAAGAAAATAAAAG GCCTTGGTGTGAGCTTCAAGTATCAGGAGGTTTCTCGGTAGCTGAAATGACATCTTGGTTAACTGATGTGCTACCAGGCGAACTACCTAGACCAGCTAACAAAGTTACTTTTGTACGATCACATTCTTTCCTTGAGACTTTTCTCATATGCAAATATCA ACGAGGTTTGGCTATTTTTAAGTCGGACAATATATCAACAATAGTGATATTGAAAAATTTCATCTCAAACTGTTGCATAAGAAGAAATATTCGAGAAGAAATGTCCTGTG ATGTTCCAGAAGATTTTTGCTTGGCagcatttaaattgttaaaagaaaaatataaatcagaataccaaagaaaaaaagaaattgatatCAAAAAGGCAATAAG TTCTCTAGATTTGGATGCAATGACCGTTAATGAAACTGTGCCAATATTATGTGAAGACTATCtgcttatgtataatttatcagAAGACAATAGCATTGAGACTAATTTTGCTCAATTAATTG aaacaGTAGCAAAATGGTACACAGATTGGTGGAAGTTATATTCAAGTGAAAGTTTTCTCACTAATGATTTATCAAAACTACAAAAAGCTCTAATAAATTGCCAACTTGATGAAGTAGAGAACATTATGGATTTTAATCATAAGTCATCACAGAATACAAAAAGTAACTTCTACTAA
- the LOC126781801 gene encoding Bardet-Biedl syndrome 7 protein homolog isoform X2: MDYDLARIDYTLCGVTYPDALKILPATDQKVQQKFAVGDKNGVLQCLSIKDEEPIVHFKTLPGKPITSVQLASSVGTNADKIFAASGNEVKGYTKKGKVFFGIETSVSETITSMIFIFRCVLGNDLILCSGRTVTFYRELQEIYCYVCDDRVLDAIAFATRNRNRIRILVLIANKEALIIENGKMQKRTHISSGPTRFTVPQSLQTSDVYAFYGSVDGSIGLVTYDESELSAKCLVEGCGLGSIMCVGWFINNSGTHLAVGRHDGSIQLYLVNTDDLTEKPRLKFTYFSGEPVTSVCGGCIGTDEPELLVTTFSGRIFGLRSSRLIASLNKTSGDALATRRSKLESEVLRLEKQTVNEREKYKKNTRSLFPGLSAPPLLDIQYELSGATHNGWQEAKITSAVPLDMLFVYCDSQLEIQTDNAAVLSTCAPQEINKTELLTTIRCQAGTRRVWLRLRIVNFEDTKMEGTRVLVYILPAGAPRVARVIKFHLPILPHYSKYESLEVEENKRPWCELQVSGGFSVAEMTSWLTDVLPGELPRPANKVTFVRSHSFLETFLICKYQRGLAIFKSDNISTIVILKNFISNCCIRRNIREEMSCDVPEDFCLAAFKLLKEKYKSEYQRKKEIDIKKAISSLDLDAMTVNETVPILCEDYLLMYNLSEDNSIETNFAQLIETVAKWYTDWWKLYSSESFLTNDLSKLQKALINCQLDEVENIMDFNHKSSQNTKSNFY, encoded by the exons atggATTATGATTTAGCTCGAATAGACTATACTCTTTGTGGAGTAACATATCCAGATGCGTTAAAAATTTTGCCGGCTACTGATCAAAAGGTGCAACAAAAG TTTGCAGTAGGAGATAAAAATGGAGTATTGCAATGTCTAAGTATTAAAGACGAAGAACCAATTGTCCACTTTAAAACTTTACCAGGAAAACCTATCACTTCTGTACAACTTGCTTCCTCTGTAG GAACCAACGCGGACAAAATTTTTGCAGCTTCGGGGAACGAAGTAAAAGGTTATACTAAAAAAGGCAAAGTATTTTTCGGCATTGAAACTTCAGTTTCGGAAACGATTACATCCAT gaTATTTATATTCAGGTGCGTATTGGGCAATGACCTCATTTTGTGTTCTGGAAGAACGGTGACATTCTATAGGGAACTACAGGAAATATATTGCTATGTTTGTGATGACAGAGTGCTTGACGCTATCGCTTTTGCTACACGGAAC AGAAATCGTATTCGGATATTAGTGTTAATTGCAAACAAAGAAGCACTAATTATTGAGAACGGGAAAATGCAAAAGCGGACACATATTTCTTCTGGGCCAACCCGGTTTACAGTACCGCAGTCTCTACAAACATCTGACGTATACGCTTTTTACGGTTCTGTAGATGGTTCCATCGGGCTCGTTACTTATGATGA atCAGAGTTATCCGCCAAATGTTTAGTGGAAGGGTGTGGATTGGGCTCTATTATGTGCGTTGGGTGGTTTATCAATAATTCTGGCACTCATCTTGCGGTAGGTCGGCATGATGGTTCCATCCAATTGTACCTTGTCAACACGGACGACTTGACGGAAAAACCGAGATTGAAGTTTACTTAC TTTTCCGGTGAGCCTGTGACCTCAGTTTGCGGCGGTTGTATTGGAACGGATGAACCGGAGTTGCTTGTTACAACTTTTTCAGGAAGGATTTTCGGCTTAAGATCAAGCAGACTTATTGCTTCCTTAAACAAAACTTCTGGAGACGCTCTTGCTACGAGACGTTCAAAACTTGA GTCTGAAGTTTTACGTTTAGAAAAACAAACAGTAAATGAgcgtgaaaaatataaaaagaacacGCGGTCTTTATTTCCTGGACTCTCAGCACCACCCTTATTAGATATACAATACGAG CTTTCGGGGGCCACTCACAATGGTTGGCAAGAAGCAAAAATCACATCTGCAGTACCCCTCGACATGCTTTTTGTATATTGTGATAGCCAACTAGAAATTCAGACAGATAATGCAGCCGTGCTAAGCACATGTGCTCCACAG GAAATCAACAAAACAGAGTTGTTAACAACTATCAGATGTCAGGCCGGAACAAGGCGAGTTTGGCTGCGTTTGCGCATTGTGAATTTTGAGGACACAAAGATGGAAGGAACTCGAGTGCTCGTCTACATTTTACCAGCAGGCGCTCCAAGAGTCGCTCGAGTTATTAAGTTTCACTTGCCCATTTTACCACACTATTCTAAATATGAATCCTTAGAAGTTGAAGAAAATAAAAG GCCTTGGTGTGAGCTTCAAGTATCAGGAGGTTTCTCGGTAGCTGAAATGACATCTTGGTTAACTGATGTGCTACCAGGCGAACTACCTAGACCAGCTAACAAAGTTACTTTTGTACGATCACATTCTTTCCTTGAGACTTTTCTCATATGCAAATATCA ACGAGGTTTGGCTATTTTTAAGTCGGACAATATATCAACAATAGTGATATTGAAAAATTTCATCTCAAACTGTTGCATAAGAAGAAATATTCGAGAAGAAATGTCCTGTG ATGTTCCAGAAGATTTTTGCTTGGCagcatttaaattgttaaaagaaaaatataaatcagaataccaaagaaaaaaagaaattgatatCAAAAAGGCAATAAG TTCTCTAGATTTGGATGCAATGACCGTTAATGAAACTGTGCCAATATTATGTGAAGACTATCtgcttatgtataatttatcagAAGACAATAGCATTGAGACTAATTTTGCTCAATTAATTG aaacaGTAGCAAAATGGTACACAGATTGGTGGAAGTTATATTCAAGTGAAAGTTTTCTCACTAATGATTTATCAAAACTACAAAAAGCTCTAATAAATTGCCAACTTGATGAAGTAGAGAACATTATGGATTTTAATCATAAGTCATCACAGAATACAAAAAGTAACTTCTACTAA
- the LOC126781801 gene encoding Bardet-Biedl syndrome 7 protein homolog isoform X1 — MDYDLARIDYTLCGVTYPDALKILPATDQKVQQKFAVGDKNGVLQCLSIKDEEPIVHFKTLPGKPITSVQLASSVGTNADKIFAASGNEVKGYTKKGKVFFGIETSVSETITSMIFIFRCVLGNDLILCSGRTVTFYRELQEIYCYVCDDRVLDAIAFATRNRNRIRILVLIANKEALIIENGKMQKRTHISSGPTRFTVPQSLQTSDVYAFYGSVDGSIGLVTYDESELSAKCLVEGCGLGSIMCVGWFINNSGTHLAVGRHDGSIQLYLVNTDDLTEKPRLKFTYFSGEPVTSVCGGCIGTDEPELLVTTFSGRIFGLRSSRLIASLNKTSGDALATRRSKLESEVLRLEKQTVNEREKYKKNTRSLFPGLSAPPLLDIQYELSGATHNGWQEAKITSAVPLDMLFVYCDSQLEIQTDNAAVLSTCAPQPQEINKTELLTTIRCQAGTRRVWLRLRIVNFEDTKMEGTRVLVYILPAGAPRVARVIKFHLPILPHYSKYESLEVEENKRPWCELQVSGGFSVAEMTSWLTDVLPGELPRPANKVTFVRSHSFLETFLICKYQRGLAIFKSDNISTIVILKNFISNCCIRRNIREEMSCDVPEDFCLAAFKLLKEKYKSEYQRKKEIDIKKAISSLDLDAMTVNETVPILCEDYLLMYNLSEDNSIETNFAQLIETVAKWYTDWWKLYSSESFLTNDLSKLQKALINCQLDEVENIMDFNHKSSQNTKSNFY, encoded by the exons atggATTATGATTTAGCTCGAATAGACTATACTCTTTGTGGAGTAACATATCCAGATGCGTTAAAAATTTTGCCGGCTACTGATCAAAAGGTGCAACAAAAG TTTGCAGTAGGAGATAAAAATGGAGTATTGCAATGTCTAAGTATTAAAGACGAAGAACCAATTGTCCACTTTAAAACTTTACCAGGAAAACCTATCACTTCTGTACAACTTGCTTCCTCTGTAG GAACCAACGCGGACAAAATTTTTGCAGCTTCGGGGAACGAAGTAAAAGGTTATACTAAAAAAGGCAAAGTATTTTTCGGCATTGAAACTTCAGTTTCGGAAACGATTACATCCAT gaTATTTATATTCAGGTGCGTATTGGGCAATGACCTCATTTTGTGTTCTGGAAGAACGGTGACATTCTATAGGGAACTACAGGAAATATATTGCTATGTTTGTGATGACAGAGTGCTTGACGCTATCGCTTTTGCTACACGGAAC AGAAATCGTATTCGGATATTAGTGTTAATTGCAAACAAAGAAGCACTAATTATTGAGAACGGGAAAATGCAAAAGCGGACACATATTTCTTCTGGGCCAACCCGGTTTACAGTACCGCAGTCTCTACAAACATCTGACGTATACGCTTTTTACGGTTCTGTAGATGGTTCCATCGGGCTCGTTACTTATGATGA atCAGAGTTATCCGCCAAATGTTTAGTGGAAGGGTGTGGATTGGGCTCTATTATGTGCGTTGGGTGGTTTATCAATAATTCTGGCACTCATCTTGCGGTAGGTCGGCATGATGGTTCCATCCAATTGTACCTTGTCAACACGGACGACTTGACGGAAAAACCGAGATTGAAGTTTACTTAC TTTTCCGGTGAGCCTGTGACCTCAGTTTGCGGCGGTTGTATTGGAACGGATGAACCGGAGTTGCTTGTTACAACTTTTTCAGGAAGGATTTTCGGCTTAAGATCAAGCAGACTTATTGCTTCCTTAAACAAAACTTCTGGAGACGCTCTTGCTACGAGACGTTCAAAACTTGA GTCTGAAGTTTTACGTTTAGAAAAACAAACAGTAAATGAgcgtgaaaaatataaaaagaacacGCGGTCTTTATTTCCTGGACTCTCAGCACCACCCTTATTAGATATACAATACGAG CTTTCGGGGGCCACTCACAATGGTTGGCAAGAAGCAAAAATCACATCTGCAGTACCCCTCGACATGCTTTTTGTATATTGTGATAGCCAACTAGAAATTCAGACAGATAATGCAGCCGTGCTAAGCACATGTGCTCCACAG CCTCAGGAAATCAACAAAACAGAGTTGTTAACAACTATCAGATGTCAGGCCGGAACAAGGCGAGTTTGGCTGCGTTTGCGCATTGTGAATTTTGAGGACACAAAGATGGAAGGAACTCGAGTGCTCGTCTACATTTTACCAGCAGGCGCTCCAAGAGTCGCTCGAGTTATTAAGTTTCACTTGCCCATTTTACCACACTATTCTAAATATGAATCCTTAGAAGTTGAAGAAAATAAAAG GCCTTGGTGTGAGCTTCAAGTATCAGGAGGTTTCTCGGTAGCTGAAATGACATCTTGGTTAACTGATGTGCTACCAGGCGAACTACCTAGACCAGCTAACAAAGTTACTTTTGTACGATCACATTCTTTCCTTGAGACTTTTCTCATATGCAAATATCA ACGAGGTTTGGCTATTTTTAAGTCGGACAATATATCAACAATAGTGATATTGAAAAATTTCATCTCAAACTGTTGCATAAGAAGAAATATTCGAGAAGAAATGTCCTGTG ATGTTCCAGAAGATTTTTGCTTGGCagcatttaaattgttaaaagaaaaatataaatcagaataccaaagaaaaaaagaaattgatatCAAAAAGGCAATAAG TTCTCTAGATTTGGATGCAATGACCGTTAATGAAACTGTGCCAATATTATGTGAAGACTATCtgcttatgtataatttatcagAAGACAATAGCATTGAGACTAATTTTGCTCAATTAATTG aaacaGTAGCAAAATGGTACACAGATTGGTGGAAGTTATATTCAAGTGAAAGTTTTCTCACTAATGATTTATCAAAACTACAAAAAGCTCTAATAAATTGCCAACTTGATGAAGTAGAGAACATTATGGATTTTAATCATAAGTCATCACAGAATACAAAAAGTAACTTCTACTAA
- the LOC126781918 gene encoding translation initiation factor eIF-2B subunit epsilon: MDNDKDNVIQAVVIMDLFNNNFSPICNQNPMGLLPVAGIPIIDYVLESLVSGGVGEAILFCCQDSLKIKDHIKKCKENKVPWSIILDVQIISSDTCQTMGDVMREIDAAGLVRGYFVLLGINSITNINFAALLEQHKQTCKKDKGAAMTLVYKEVAWEHPLISNDKSLLLAADGRTHKILMHQKYKPKSKEVAVSLSLECVLQHSEVKLHHNLVDADIAICSPSVPPLFSDNFDFQTRNDFIHGILINEDILASSLYYTMLKENQYAAAITNWQTYQTVCWDILHNWVYPLSIETDSFYKNTYVFMGNHIFRKTSSSLSRSCTLVEDVLIGAQSHISDMSTVSKSMIGSNCTIGNHVVIYGSHIMNNVVIKDNCQILNCFIDDNCTIESNSNLEGVVASNKVCVKEGSKLRGIILEETDNNDKTLKKTSSESGTEWENESSGKEDDEYVGFEKEWSESESCYSSDSSAESSLPDSPVPEDTNIFLQEVIDSLARGYEDNLKCDYLILEINSSRYAYNIQLHEVNFFVVRALLSMPILEDSKSVLTTVKDILKFFRPVIANYIKTKSSIMDCLKAVEDSCIKNTWLEGRAGQIIHLLYEADVVDEDSLLVWYDDLKENESPIRNQTSIVKFFEWLQEASEESEDSD, encoded by the exons ATGGATAACGATAAAGATAATGTAATTCAAGCTGTAGTAATAATGGatcttttcaataataattttagccCGATATGTAATCAGAACCCTATG GGTCTTCTCCCTGTTGCAGGGATTCCAATTATTGACTATGTTTTGGAATCCCTGGTATCAGGTGGAGTAGGAGaagctattttattttgctGCCAGGACagcttaaaaattaaagatcacATTAA aaaatgtaaGGAAAACAAAGTGCCATGGAGCATAATACTAGATGTGCAGATCATATCATCAGACACTTGTCAGACTATGGGAGATGTGATGAGAGAAATAGATGCAGCTGGATTAGTTCGAGGATACTTTGTCCTCTTAGGAATAAAtagtattacaaatataaattttgctgCCTTGTTGGAGCAACACAA gcAAACATGCAAGAAAGATAAAGGTGCAGCAATGACATTGGTATACAAAGAAGTGGCATGGGAACATCCATTGATAAGCAATGACAAATCACTACTTTTAGCAGCTGATGGCAGAACTCATAAAATACTCATGCATCAAAAATATAAGCCGAAATCTAAAGAAGTTGCAGTTTCCTTATCATTG gaGTGTGTGTTGCAGCATTCTGAAGTCAAATTGCACCATAATTTAGTAGATGCTGATATAGCAATATGTTCACCTTCTGTGCCTCCCCTCTTCTCCGATAATTTTGACTTTCAAACCAGAAATGACTTTATTCatggaattttaataaatgaagacATATTAGCAAGCTCCTTGTATTACACAATGTTAAAGGAAAATCAATATGCAGCAGCTATAACAAATTGGCAAACTTACCAAACAGTATG TTGGGATATATTACACAATTGGGTGTATCCACTATCAATTGAAACCGATTCCTTCTATAAGAATACATACGTGTTCATGGGCAATCATATTTTTCGAAAAACAAGTTCATCTTTGAGCAG atcATGTACTTTAGTAGAAGATGTATTAATAGGGGCTCAATCACATATCAGTGATATGTCAACTGTATCTAAATCTATGATTGGAAGTAATTGTACAATAGGAAATCATGTTGTAATTTATGGCAGCCATATTATGAACAATGTTGTGATTAAAGATAACTGCCAGATCTTGAATTGTTTTATAGATGATAATTGTACAATTGAGTCAAACTCAAATTTAGAGGGTGTTGTAGCTTCCAATAAAGTGTGTGTAAAAGAAGGAAGTAAGCTTAGAGGAATAATTTTAGAAGAAACTGACAACAatg ATAAAACTCTGAAAAAAACCTCATCAGAGTCTGGAACTGAATGGGAGAATGAGTCGTCTGGCAAGGAAGATGATGAATATGTAGGTTTTGAAAAAGAATGGAGTGAGAGTGAGTCATGCTACTCTTCTGACAGCAGTGCTGAATCATCATTACCAGATTCACCAGTTCCAGAAGATACAAACA tatTCCTTCAAGAAGTTATAGACAGTTTAGCAAGAGGATATGAAGATAATCTAAAATGTGACTATCTAATACTGGAAATTAATTCATCAAGATATGCTTACAACATTCAATTGCATGAAGTGAACTTCTTTGTAGTGAGAGCTTTGTTGAGTATGCCAATCTTGGAGGATAGCAAGAGTGTACTTACTACTGTTAAGGATATTTTAAAGTTCTTCCGTCCTGTTATAGCTAATTACATTAAGACCAAATCATCAATAATGGATTGTTTGAAAGCTGTGGAA gatagctgtataaaaaatacatggcTTGAAGGCAGAGCAGGCCAAATCATCCATTTACTGTATGAAGCAGATGTAGTTGACGAAGACTCCCTTTTGGTGTGGTACgatgatttaaaagaaaatgaaagtCCAATTAGGAATCAAACctctattgttaaattttttgaatGGCTTCAAGAAGCTAGTGAAGAAAGTGAAGATTCAgactaa
- the LOC126781919 gene encoding anaphase-promoting complex subunit 10: protein MTSEKDPLVSERSGTVREVGNHTIWSLSSCKPGFGIDQLRDDCMDTYWQSDGQLPHLVNIQFQRKTMVSHIYIYTDYKLDESYTPSRISIRAGTHFNDLQEIEVIELIEPSGWEMIPIKDIHDRPIRTYMIQIAVLSNHQNGRDTHMRQIKIHSPCEPTSFDINKFRNFSTVEFQQYATIR, encoded by the exons ATGACGTCAGAAAAGGATCCGCTCGTAAGTGAGAGATCAGGAACTGTGCGCGAAGTAGGAAACCACACAATATGGAGCTTATCGTCGTGTAAACCAg GTTTTGGAATTGATCAGCTGCGTGATGATTGTATGGATACATATTGGCAATCAGATGGCCAGTTACCTCACCTTGTCAATATACAGTTTCAAAGGAAAACTATGGTCTCACATATTTACATCTATACTGACTATAAACTTGATGAAAGTTACACACCCAGTAGAATTTCTATTAGGGCTGGGACACATTTTAATGATCTACAGGAAATTGAAGTGATTGAATTAATTGAACCAAGTG GATGGGAAATGATACCAATCAAAGATATTCATGATCGGCCTATTAGAACATACATGATCCAAATAGCAGTGTTAAGTAACCATCAAAATGGAAGAGACACACATATgagacaaataaaaattcattcgcCTTGTGAACCAACATCATTTGATATTAACAAATTTAGGAATTTTTCTACTGTAGAGTTTCAGCAATATGCCACTAttcgataa
- the LOC126781793 gene encoding G1/S-specific cyclin-D2-like, whose amino-acid sequence MDLSCGENLQNSGNNSNTSGRTMDMCVAGPDRALDRDPRLLLNLLTLERVHALHTDYFQHVQIDIQPFMRKVVTTWMLEVCEEQQCEEQVFPLAVSYMDRFLAQRAISRQQLQLLAVTALLLASKFRQCHPLSVDLLCAYTDNSVFPQEVRQWEVMLLQRLNWQLSIATAFDFVEPLLARVPWGRSNPLVRTHALTLTSVCYTETEFLLVPPSLVAVACITAAARGLRVRMTINDLCTLTRTPAAAAELVARHVERVLARETQPQEPRTRHIQPVKQTASDQTQLPDTPTDVQDIRF is encoded by the exons ATGGATTTATCTTGTGGAGAAAACTTACAAAATTCTGGAAATAACAGCAACACCAGTGGAAGGACAATGGACATGTGTGTCGCTGGACCTGATCGTGCCTTGGACCGAGACCCAAGGCTTTTGTTGAATCTCCTGACGCTAGAAAGAGTTCATGCATTACACACAGATTATTTTCAACATGTACAAATTGATATACAACCTTTTATGCGAAAAGTTGTTACTACTTGGATGCTAGag gTTTGTGAAGAACAACAGTGCGAGGAGCAGGTGTTTCCGCTGGCCGTGAGCTACATGGACAGGTTCCTGGCTCAACGTGCTATATCTCGGCAGCAGCTGCAATTGTTGGCTGTCACTGCCCTCCTATTAGCCTCCAAGTTCCGTCAGTGCCATCCTCTCTCAGTGGATCTGCTCTGCGCGTACACTGACAATTCCGTTTTTCCGCAAGAAGTCCGG cAATGGGAAGTAATGCTTCTACAACGACTAAATTGGCAACTCTCAATTGCCACCGCCTTCGACTTCGTAGAGCCTCTTCTGGCGCGAGTGCCGTGGGGCCGCTCCAATCCTCTCGTACGAACGCACGCGCTCACACTCACCTCCGTCTGTTATACag AAACAGAGTTCCTGTTGGTACCGCCATCGTTGGTCGCTGTGGCGTGTATAACGGCTGCGGCGCGGGGCTTGCGTGTGCGCATGACCATAAATGATCTATGCACCCTGACACGGACGCCTGCTGCTGCCGCCGAACTGGTAGCCAGACACGTCGAGCGAGTGCTCGCTAGAGAAACACAACCACAGGAACCTAGAACTAGACACATTCAACCTGTGAAGCAAACAGCGTCCGATCAAACACAGCTACCAGATACCCCAACAGACGTCCAAGACATTCGCTTTTGA